In one Musa acuminata AAA Group cultivar baxijiao chromosome BXJ2-5, Cavendish_Baxijiao_AAA, whole genome shotgun sequence genomic region, the following are encoded:
- the LOC103984411 gene encoding basic leucine zipper 8-like, whose amino-acid sequence MSAHEPAIGSPLTALDGLEPVYAPPVRTAASSAEEERRRRRMISNRESARRSRLRKQRQLEGLRLEANRLGSQNRGLADRLGALSYYAALFRRENARLRDESAALRQRLGDIRRAALWWRLVRMPQMPSADSADVGGRYVAGNDPILASLMV is encoded by the coding sequence ATGTCGGCCCACGAACCCGCCATCGGCTCCCCCCTCACTGCCCTCGACGGGCTCGAGCCTGTGTACGCCCCGCCGGTCCGGACCGCTGCGTCGTCGGCCGAGGAGGAGCGTCGCCGCCGCCGCATGATCTCGAACCGGGAGTCCGCCCGGCGGTCCCGCCTGCGGAAGCAGCGCCAACTCGAGGGTCTCCGCCTCGAGGCCAACCGGCTCGGATCGCAGAACCGGGGACTCGCGGACCGCCTCGGGGCGCTGAGCTACTACGCCGCGCTCTTCCGCCGCGAGAACGCGCGGCTCCGGGACGAGTCCGCAGCGCTCCGACAGAGACTAGGCGACATCCGCCGGGCGGCGTTGTGGTGGCGTCTCGTGCGGATGCCTCAGATGCCCTCCGCCGACTCTGCTGACGTCGGTGGGAGATACGTGGCGGGAAACGATCCCATATTGGCGTCGCTCATGGTGTAG
- the LOC103984296 gene encoding uncharacterized protein LOC103984296 isoform X1 — MAYLSRASPGRGRRLSELLEEQQEPFLMDVYLVEKGYSERLFTSQATSLCWPITACKRLKSLQGHGFRRRRSCRPSKCMLTKLLNGKAIRKALSWNKKKKIKKAFRLSDTGSKEKAMSGGRAVGDLDGALRRRCMQVDDSKQLSSVSVLELHSQGGSQVHTSDKEEDASTSNLDSPRKDLDIFRELLELAYTSAWDQLTKSKKQLDQHCEQDDERVVDSHECFARETAESEVHETDNSWQTQKEVVSSLTQLTCSDISNARREWYEFQPQVREIGTQVEQAIFEDNIEDVILEMMCLHYRTLEEVNYKYSSFKKALLSAFDMSASQQS; from the exons ATGGCCTATCTTTCTAGAGCATCACCTGGCCGTGGAAGGCGGCTTTCCGAGCTGCTGGAGGAGCAGCAGGAGCCTTTCCTGATGGATGTTTACCTTGTGGAGAAGGGGTACTCGGAGAGGCTCTTTACATCCCAGGCCACAAGCCTGTGTTGGCCTATTACTGCATGCAAGAGGCTGAAGAGCCTCCAAGGCCATGGCTTCAGGAGGAGAAGATCATGCCGGCCGTCCAAATGCATGCTCACCAAGCTTCTCAATGGAAAAGCTATCCGGAAAGCCTTGAGctggaacaagaagaagaagattaagaAGGCCTTCCGTTTGTCTGATACAGGGAGCAAGGAGAAGGCCATGTCCGGAGGGAGAGCCGTAGGAGATCTGGACGGAGCACTTCGACGGAGATGCATGCAGGTGGATGACTCAAAGCAGCTGAGCTCGGTGTCGGTTCTGGAGCTGCACTCCCAAGGAGGTTCCCAAGTCCACACTAGCG ATAAAGAAGAGGATGCATCGACATCGAATCTCGATTCTCCAAGGAAAGACTTGGACATCTTCAGAGAGCTGCTTGAGCTAGCTTACACTTCTGCCTGGGACCAACTCACCAAATCAAAGAAGCAGCTCGATCAGCACTGCGAGCAGGATGATGAAAGGGTTGTGGATTCTCATGAATGCTTCGCCCGTGAGACTGCTGAAAGCGAAGTCCACGAGACGGACAATTCATGGCAGACGCAGAAAGAAGTTGTTAGCAGCTTAACCCAGTTGACATGCTCAGACATTTCCAACGCCAGGAGGGAATGGTATGAGTTCCAGCCTCAGGTGAGAGAGATCGGAACTCAGGTAGAACAAGCCATCTTTGAAGACAACATAGAAGATGTGATCTTAGAGATGATGTGCCTTCACTACCGAACATTGGAAGAAGTAAATTACAAGTATAGTAGTTTCAAAAAGGCTTTACTCTCTGCTTTTGACATGAGTGCCTCCCAACAAAGCTGA
- the LOC103984296 gene encoding uncharacterized protein LOC103984296 isoform X2, translated as MDVYLVEKGYSERLFTSQATSLCWPITACKRLKSLQGHGFRRRRSCRPSKCMLTKLLNGKAIRKALSWNKKKKIKKAFRLSDTGSKEKAMSGGRAVGDLDGALRRRCMQVDDSKQLSSVSVLELHSQGGSQVHTSDKEEDASTSNLDSPRKDLDIFRELLELAYTSAWDQLTKSKKQLDQHCEQDDERVVDSHECFARETAESEVHETDNSWQTQKEVVSSLTQLTCSDISNARREWYEFQPQVREIGTQVEQAIFEDNIEDVILEMMCLHYRTLEEVNYKYSSFKKALLSAFDMSASQQS; from the exons ATGGATGTTTACCTTGTGGAGAAGGGGTACTCGGAGAGGCTCTTTACATCCCAGGCCACAAGCCTGTGTTGGCCTATTACTGCATGCAAGAGGCTGAAGAGCCTCCAAGGCCATGGCTTCAGGAGGAGAAGATCATGCCGGCCGTCCAAATGCATGCTCACCAAGCTTCTCAATGGAAAAGCTATCCGGAAAGCCTTGAGctggaacaagaagaagaagattaagaAGGCCTTCCGTTTGTCTGATACAGGGAGCAAGGAGAAGGCCATGTCCGGAGGGAGAGCCGTAGGAGATCTGGACGGAGCACTTCGACGGAGATGCATGCAGGTGGATGACTCAAAGCAGCTGAGCTCGGTGTCGGTTCTGGAGCTGCACTCCCAAGGAGGTTCCCAAGTCCACACTAGCG ATAAAGAAGAGGATGCATCGACATCGAATCTCGATTCTCCAAGGAAAGACTTGGACATCTTCAGAGAGCTGCTTGAGCTAGCTTACACTTCTGCCTGGGACCAACTCACCAAATCAAAGAAGCAGCTCGATCAGCACTGCGAGCAGGATGATGAAAGGGTTGTGGATTCTCATGAATGCTTCGCCCGTGAGACTGCTGAAAGCGAAGTCCACGAGACGGACAATTCATGGCAGACGCAGAAAGAAGTTGTTAGCAGCTTAACCCAGTTGACATGCTCAGACATTTCCAACGCCAGGAGGGAATGGTATGAGTTCCAGCCTCAGGTGAGAGAGATCGGAACTCAGGTAGAACAAGCCATCTTTGAAGACAACATAGAAGATGTGATCTTAGAGATGATGTGCCTTCACTACCGAACATTGGAAGAAGTAAATTACAAGTATAGTAGTTTCAAAAAGGCTTTACTCTCTGCTTTTGACATGAGTGCCTCCCAACAAAGCTGA
- the LOC103984412 gene encoding 1-aminocyclopropane-1-carboxylate synthase 3 translates to MPQMLLSRKAACNTHGQDSSYFLGWQEYEKNPYDPRTNPTGIIQMGLAENQLSFDLIESWLERHPDAAGLRRDGALVFRELALFQGYHGLPAFKKALADFMGELRGDKVKFEPHKLVLTAGSTSANETLMFCLAEPGEAFLLPTPYYPGFDRDLKWRTGAEIVPIHCSSSNGFRVTKAALEKAYQGARKRHLRVKGVLVTNPSNPLGTTMTRCELDTLIEFVVAKDIHLISDEIYSGTSFDAPGFVSVMEAIEGRQHVSHRIHVVYSLSKDLGLPGFRVGAIYSNNEAVVAAATKMSSFGLVSSQTQYLLSVLLSDKEFTRNYIAENQKRIKERHDRLVQGLRRSGISCLQSNAGLFCWVDMRHLLNSNTFEGEMELWKKIVYQVGLNISPGSSCHSDEPGWFRVCFANMSAATLDLSMQRLQDFVASRGGPNDGASGPRRQRKKPSLGKWILTLSSSDRISDRGC, encoded by the exons ATGCCTCAGATGCTTCTCTCTAGGAAGGCTGCGTGCAACACCCATGGACAGGACTCCTCTTACTTCCTGGGGTGGCAGGAGTACGAGAAGAACCCGTATGATCCACGGACAAACCCCACCGGCATCATTCAGATGGGTCTTGCAGAGAACCAG CTCTCTTTCGATCTCATCGAGTCGTGGCTGGAGCGCCACCCCGACGCCGCGGGGCTCAGGCGAGACGGCGCTCTCGTCTTCCGGGAGCTGGCTCTTTTCCAGGGCTATCATGGCCTGCCTGCTTTCAAGAAA GCTCTGGCAGATTTCATGGGAGAGTTAAGAGGAGACAAGGTCAAGTTCGAACCGCACAAGCTCGTCCTCACCGCAGGCTCCACTTCTGCTAACGAGACTCTGATGTTCTGCTTGGCGGAGCCTGGTGaagcgtttcttctccccactccATACTATCCAGG GTTTGACAGGGATCTTAAATGGCGAACCGGCGCGGAGATCGTTCCCATCCACTGTTCGAGCTCCAATGGCTTCCGGGTCACCAAGGCCGCCCTCGAAAAAGCCTATCAAGGAGCGCGAAAGCGTCATCTGAGGGTGAAAGGAGTTCTGGTCACCAATCCTTCCAATCCATTGGGCACGACGATGACTCGGTGCGAGCTCGACACCCTCATCGAATTCGTCGTCGCCAAGGACATCCATCTTATCAGCGACGAGATCTACTCCGGGACCAGCTTCGACGCGCCCGGGTTCGTCAGCGTCATGGAGGCCATCGAGGGCAGACAACACGTCTCGCATCGTATTCACGTCGTGTACAGCCTCTCCAAGGATCTCGGCCTCCCTGGCTTCCGGGTGGGTGCAATCTACTCCAACAACGAGGCAGTAGTGGCCGCCGCTACCAAGATGTCGAGCTTTGGACTCGTCTCCTCCCAGACTCAGTACCTCCTCTCGGTTCTGCTCTCCGACAAGGAGTTCACCAGAAACTACATTGCGGAGAACCAGAAGAGGATCAAGGAGCGGCACGACCGGCTCGTCCAAGGGCTCCGGAGAAGCGGCATCAGCTGCCTGCAGAGCAACGCAGGTCTGTTCTGCTGGGTGGACATGAGGCACCTGCTGAACTCCAACACGTTCGAAGGAGAGATGGAGCTGTGGAAGAAGATCGTGTACCAAGTGGGGCTCAACATCTCGCCGGGCTCCTCCTGCCACTCCGACGAGCCCGGGTGGTTCCGCGTCTGCTTCGCCAACATGTCGGCGGCCACGCTCGACCTCTCGATGCAACGGCTGCAGGATTTCGTGGCCTCCCGCGGAGGCCCCAATGACGGCGCCTCCGGGCCCCGGCGGCAAAGGAAGAAGCCAAGCTTGGGCAAGTGGATCCTTACTCTGTCGTCCTCAGATCGCATCTCAGACAGAGGATGTTAG